In the genome of Pseudomonas protegens, one region contains:
- a CDS encoding ABC transporter permease subunit, producing MPSGRKLVIGVPFLWLFLFFMLPFFLVMKISFSEAALAIPPYSEIYSYAEQKFQLLLNLGNYAMLAGDELYFSAYLGSLKVALLSTLMCLVVGFPMAYAISKASKEAQNVLLLLIMMPTWTAILIRVYAWMGILSNNGLLNSFLLWTGLIRQPLEILNTNTAVYIGVVYAYLPFMVLPLYANLVKHDQSLLEAASDLGSSNFNNFWKITVPLAKNGIIAGCMLVFIPVVGEFVIPELLGGPETLMIGRVLWQEFFNNRDWPVASALAVVMLAILIIPILLFNRSQAKEMEARA from the coding sequence CTGCCCAGCGGTCGCAAGCTGGTGATCGGCGTTCCCTTTCTCTGGCTGTTCCTGTTCTTCATGCTGCCGTTCTTCCTGGTGATGAAGATCAGCTTCTCGGAAGCGGCCCTGGCGATCCCGCCCTACTCGGAGATCTACAGCTACGCCGAACAGAAATTCCAGCTGCTGCTGAACCTGGGCAACTACGCCATGCTGGCCGGCGACGAGCTGTATTTCTCGGCCTACCTGGGTTCGCTGAAGGTGGCGCTGCTGAGCACCCTGATGTGCCTGGTGGTGGGTTTCCCCATGGCCTACGCCATCTCCAAGGCCAGCAAGGAAGCGCAGAACGTCTTGCTGCTGCTGATCATGATGCCGACCTGGACCGCGATCCTGATCCGCGTCTACGCCTGGATGGGCATCCTCAGCAACAACGGCCTGCTCAACAGCTTCCTGCTGTGGACCGGGCTGATCAGACAGCCGCTGGAAATCCTCAACACCAACACCGCGGTGTACATCGGCGTGGTCTACGCCTACCTGCCGTTCATGGTGCTGCCGCTGTACGCCAACCTGGTCAAGCATGACCAGAGCCTGCTGGAGGCCGCCTCCGACCTGGGGTCGAGCAACTTCAACAACTTCTGGAAAATCACCGTGCCCCTGGCCAAGAACGGCATCATCGCCGGCTGCATGCTGGTGTTCATCCCGGTGGTCGGCGAGTTCGTGATTCCGGAACTCCTGGGCGGCCCGGAAACCCTGATGATCGGCCGCGTGTTGTGGCAGGAATTCTTCAACAACCGTGACTGGCCGGTGGCCTCCGCCCTGGCGGTGGTGATGCTGGCGATCCTGATTATCCCGATCCTGCTGTTCAACCGCAGCCAGGCCAAAGAGATGGAGGCACGGGCATGA
- the solA gene encoding N-methyl-L-tryptophan oxidase, with amino-acid sequence MQTPEFDVVVVGLGAMGAATLYQLAKRGVKVAGIDRFAPPHDQGSSHGDTRITRQAVGEGAAYVPLAIRSQQIWRELEAELDVPLFEQCGVLVMTASTDPQRPADARDFTDNSIALARHYGIEHQVLDAAEIRRRFPQFAPLADSARGYFEPGGGFVRPERCIDAQLTRARQLGATLITGHTVLQLKPDAEGVDVICAGSQIRARQVIVSAGMWSAQLLGAPFDELLQVCRQQLYWFRLDEPQHYPPRSPSFILHSADDVDTCYGFPPIPGEGSVKIATEQYSASSQPDRLDRQPSLADAQRLFRELVAPHIAGLAPELVKASVCAYTVTPDSGFIIDRHPHMAHVTVVSACSGHGFKHSAAIGEALAQLQVDGRSEIDLESFSLQRFH; translated from the coding sequence GTGCAGACACCCGAATTCGATGTGGTCGTCGTAGGCCTGGGCGCCATGGGCGCCGCCACTCTCTATCAACTGGCCAAGCGCGGGGTCAAGGTGGCGGGCATCGACCGCTTCGCCCCGCCCCATGACCAGGGCTCCAGCCATGGCGACACCCGCATCACCCGCCAGGCGGTGGGCGAAGGCGCGGCCTATGTGCCCCTGGCGATCCGCTCGCAGCAGATCTGGCGCGAGCTGGAGGCCGAACTGGACGTGCCGTTGTTCGAGCAATGCGGGGTGCTGGTGATGACCGCCAGCACCGACCCGCAGCGCCCGGCGGATGCCCGCGACTTCACCGACAACAGCATCGCCCTGGCCCGGCACTATGGCATCGAGCACCAGGTGCTGGACGCCGCCGAGATCCGCCGGCGCTTCCCGCAGTTCGCCCCGCTGGCCGACAGCGCCCGGGGCTACTTCGAACCCGGCGGCGGTTTTGTCCGCCCGGAACGCTGCATCGACGCGCAACTGACCCGGGCCCGGCAACTGGGGGCGACCCTGATCACCGGCCACACCGTGCTGCAACTCAAGCCCGACGCCGAGGGCGTGGACGTCATCTGCGCCGGTTCACAAATCCGCGCCCGGCAGGTGATCGTCAGCGCCGGCATGTGGTCGGCGCAGCTGCTGGGGGCGCCCTTCGATGAGTTGCTGCAGGTCTGTCGCCAGCAGCTGTACTGGTTCCGCCTCGATGAGCCGCAACACTACCCGCCCCGCTCGCCGAGCTTCATCCTCCACAGCGCCGACGATGTCGACACCTGCTATGGCTTCCCGCCGATTCCCGGCGAAGGCAGCGTGAAGATCGCCACCGAGCAGTACAGCGCCAGCAGCCAGCCGGACAGACTCGACCGCCAACCCAGCCTCGCCGATGCCCAGCGCCTGTTCCGCGAGCTGGTGGCCCCGCATATCGCCGGGCTGGCGCCGGAGCTGGTGAAGGCCAGCGTCTGCGCCTACACCGTGACTCCGGATTCGGGCTTTATCATCGACCGCCATCCGCACATGGCCCACGTCACCGTGGTCAGTGCCTGCTCCGGCCATGGCTTCAAGCACTCGGCGGCGATTGGTGAAGCCCTGGCCCAGCTGCAGGTGGACGGCCGCAGCGAAATCGACCTGGAAAGCTTCTCCCTGCAACGCTTCCACTGA
- a CDS encoding ABC transporter permease subunit, with protein sequence MKRFEFSKLMLVLGLLFIYLPMLILVIYSFNASKLVTVWGGWSIKWYVGLLDNQQLMGSVARSLEIACYTAIAAVALGTLAAFVLTRVTRFKGRTLFGGLVTAPLVMPEVITGLSLLLLFVAMAQLIGWPMERGIVTIWIAHTTFCAAYVAVVVSARLRELDLSIEEAAMDLGARPFKVFFLITIPMIAPSLAAGGMMSFALSLDDLVLASFVSGPGSTTLPMEVFSAVRLGVKPEINAVASLILLAVSLVTFLVWYFGRRAEAARKRAIQEAMEFTANESWQPPAARKPAVRAPATA encoded by the coding sequence ATGAAACGCTTCGAATTTTCCAAACTGATGCTGGTGCTGGGCCTGCTGTTCATCTACCTGCCGATGCTGATCCTGGTGATCTACTCGTTCAACGCCTCCAAGCTGGTGACGGTCTGGGGCGGCTGGTCGATCAAGTGGTACGTCGGCCTGCTGGACAACCAGCAACTGATGGGCTCGGTGGCGCGCTCCCTGGAGATCGCCTGCTACACCGCGATTGCCGCGGTGGCCCTGGGCACCCTGGCGGCCTTCGTGCTGACCCGGGTCACCCGCTTCAAGGGCCGCACCCTGTTCGGCGGCCTGGTCACCGCGCCGCTGGTGATGCCCGAAGTGATCACCGGCCTGTCCTTGCTGCTGCTGTTCGTGGCCATGGCGCAATTGATCGGCTGGCCGATGGAGCGCGGGATCGTCACCATCTGGATCGCCCACACCACATTCTGCGCTGCCTATGTAGCCGTGGTAGTCTCCGCGCGCCTGCGGGAGCTGGACCTGTCCATCGAAGAAGCGGCGATGGACCTGGGCGCGCGCCCGTTCAAGGTGTTCTTCCTGATCACCATCCCGATGATCGCGCCGTCACTGGCGGCCGGCGGCATGATGTCCTTTGCCCTGTCCCTGGATGACCTGGTGCTGGCCAGCTTCGTCTCCGGCCCGGGTTCCACCACCTTGCCGATGGAAGTGTTCTCGGCGGTGCGCCTGGGGGTCAAACCCGAGATCAACGCCGTGGCCAGCCTGATCCTGCTGGCGGTGTCCCTGGTGACCTTCCTGGTCTGGTACTTCGGCCGCCGCGCCGAAGCGGCCCGCAAGCGGGCGATCCAGGAAGCCATGGAGTTCACCGCCAACGAATCCTGGCAGCCACCGGCGGCGAGAAAACCCGCGGTACGAGCGCCGGCGACGGCCTGA
- a CDS encoding DUF2867 domain-containing protein yields the protein MKSAVHPCPLPHDSSIAALAPGATFIDCRRTFANDAERSAMRHLLNLMSQTPAWIDRLMGLRNRVVQLFGLKDLGRLTRIDLARPDADYQPGDRVGIFTLVSQSPDEVLVVDRDKHLDVHLSLNLQPLTAEGLRPVVLSTVVHPHNRLGRLYMLPVAPFHRIIAPMTLATINNR from the coding sequence ATGAAGTCCGCCGTACACCCTTGCCCGCTGCCCCATGACTCGAGCATCGCCGCCCTGGCCCCGGGGGCGACCTTCATCGACTGCCGCCGCACATTCGCCAACGATGCCGAACGCAGCGCCATGCGCCACCTGCTGAACCTGATGAGCCAGACCCCGGCCTGGATCGACCGCCTGATGGGCCTGCGCAACCGCGTAGTGCAGCTGTTCGGCCTCAAGGACCTGGGGCGCCTGACCCGCATCGACCTGGCGCGCCCGGACGCGGATTACCAGCCCGGCGACCGGGTCGGCATCTTTACCCTGGTTTCCCAGAGTCCCGACGAGGTGCTGGTGGTGGACCGCGACAAGCACCTGGACGTGCACCTGTCGCTCAACCTCCAACCCCTGACCGCCGAGGGCCTGCGCCCGGTGGTGCTGAGCACCGTGGTGCACCCGCACAACCGCCTGGGGCGCCTGTACATGCTGCCGGTGGCGCCGTTCCACCGGATCATCGCGCCCATGACCCTGGCCACTATCAATAACCGCTGA
- a CDS encoding PepSY domain-containing protein, producing MLRSLHSIPGLLAALLVMLLALSGATLALNPALERLQAPAAAADISVAQLAGRVAGQLGGIEQIRRTPSGTLIVYHREHGQTLASRVDPQTGALLAPYTPSAFARWVKELHRSLFLDTPGHIVAALGALAMLLLSASGALLLARRAGGWGKLLRPLRGSFSQRWHAEVGRLTILGLLLSALSGLYLSAGTLGLIADDGQGQLPQPPPISAGPALPVASLAALQAVNLNDLRELVYPDPDSPQDLFSLHTRSGQGYVDPANGALLAFQPESGMQQLSGFIYQLHTGEGLWWLGLLLGLGALGVPLMSLTGLWLWWRRRRDAVAIDDNCPADAADCVILVGSESNSTWGFARTLQQALTAAGRQVHSAPMNQLRSDYPKARQLLILTATHGDGDAPASAQGFLARLQQQPLAPGLEYAVLGFGDRQFPRFCGFAEQVQNALEATTAQCLLPLESIHRQSPQAFQRWGQALGQALGLPLDLQHQARALPCHEWQLVESVAYGDQVQAPTRILRFKAADGSGQPLPEFQAGDLVGILPPGTTQPRFYSLASSRADGVLEICVRKHPGGLCSGFLHELQTGARIAGFIQPNPQFRPAQGAQPVILIGAGTGIGPLAGFIRSNRARQPMHLYWGGRHPASDFLYEPELKGYLADRRLTALRAAFSQVQERGYVQDRLLADALALRRLVETGAQVLVCGSRDMAKGVMQALDEVLAPLDLSVLTLKAQGRYREDVY from the coding sequence ATGTTGCGCTCGTTGCACTCAATCCCCGGACTGCTGGCCGCCCTGCTGGTGATGCTGCTGGCCCTCAGCGGCGCGACCCTGGCGCTGAACCCGGCCCTGGAACGCCTGCAAGCGCCCGCGGCGGCGGCCGACATCAGCGTGGCGCAACTGGCCGGGCGCGTGGCCGGCCAACTGGGCGGGATCGAGCAGATCCGCCGCACGCCCTCGGGCACGCTGATCGTCTATCACCGCGAGCATGGCCAGACCCTGGCCAGCCGCGTCGATCCGCAGACCGGCGCGCTGCTGGCGCCCTACACGCCCTCGGCCTTTGCCCGCTGGGTCAAGGAACTGCACCGCTCGCTGTTTCTCGACACCCCGGGGCATATCGTGGCGGCCCTGGGCGCCCTGGCGATGCTCTTGCTGTCGGCGTCCGGCGCGCTGCTGCTGGCCCGCCGCGCCGGTGGCTGGGGCAAGCTGCTGCGGCCGTTGCGCGGCAGTTTCAGCCAGCGCTGGCACGCCGAGGTCGGACGCCTGACGATCCTTGGCCTGCTGCTCTCGGCCCTGAGCGGGCTGTACCTGTCGGCCGGCACCTTGGGCCTGATCGCCGACGACGGCCAGGGCCAACTGCCCCAGCCGCCCCCGATCAGCGCCGGCCCGGCCTTGCCGGTGGCCAGCCTCGCGGCGTTGCAGGCGGTGAACCTCAACGACCTGCGCGAGCTGGTCTACCCCGACCCTGACAGCCCCCAGGATCTGTTCAGCCTGCACACCCGCAGCGGCCAAGGTTATGTCGATCCGGCCAACGGCGCCCTGCTGGCCTTCCAGCCCGAGAGCGGAATGCAGCAGCTCTCCGGGTTCATCTATCAACTGCACACCGGGGAAGGCCTGTGGTGGCTGGGCCTGCTGCTGGGCCTGGGCGCCCTGGGGGTGCCCCTGATGAGCCTCACCGGCCTGTGGCTGTGGTGGCGCCGACGTCGCGACGCGGTGGCGATCGACGACAACTGCCCGGCCGACGCCGCCGACTGCGTGATCCTGGTGGGCAGCGAGAGCAACAGCACCTGGGGCTTTGCCCGGACCCTGCAACAGGCCCTGACGGCGGCGGGACGCCAAGTCCACAGCGCGCCGATGAACCAGTTGCGCAGCGACTACCCCAAGGCCCGGCAGTTGCTGATCCTCACCGCCACCCACGGCGACGGCGATGCCCCGGCTTCGGCCCAAGGCTTCCTCGCGCGCCTGCAACAGCAGCCGCTGGCGCCCGGCCTGGAGTACGCCGTGCTGGGCTTTGGCGACCGGCAGTTCCCACGTTTCTGCGGCTTTGCCGAGCAGGTGCAAAACGCCCTGGAGGCCACTACCGCGCAGTGCCTGCTGCCCCTGGAAAGCATCCATCGCCAGTCGCCCCAGGCATTCCAACGCTGGGGTCAGGCCCTGGGACAGGCCTTGGGCTTGCCCCTGGACCTGCAGCATCAGGCCCGTGCCCTGCCCTGCCATGAGTGGCAACTGGTGGAGTCGGTGGCCTATGGCGATCAGGTCCAGGCGCCGACGCGGATCCTGCGCTTCAAGGCCGCCGACGGCAGCGGGCAGCCGTTGCCCGAGTTCCAGGCCGGCGATCTGGTGGGCATCCTGCCTCCCGGCACGACCCAGCCCCGCTTCTATTCCCTGGCCAGCAGCCGCGCCGACGGGGTGCTGGAGATCTGCGTGCGCAAGCACCCGGGCGGCCTGTGCTCGGGCTTTCTCCATGAACTGCAAACGGGCGCGCGGATCGCGGGGTTCATCCAGCCCAACCCGCAGTTTCGTCCCGCCCAAGGCGCGCAACCGGTGATCCTGATCGGTGCCGGCACCGGCATCGGCCCGTTGGCGGGGTTCATCCGCAGCAATCGGGCCCGGCAGCCGATGCACCTGTATTGGGGCGGGCGCCACCCGGCCTCGGATTTTCTCTACGAGCCGGAACTCAAGGGCTATCTGGCCGACCGGCGCCTGACCGCCCTGCGCGCGGCCTTCTCCCAGGTCCAGGAGCGCGGCTACGTGCAGGACCGGCTGCTGGCCGATGCCCTGGCCCTGCGCCGCCTGGTGGAAACAGGCGCCCAGGTGCTGGTCTGCGGCAGCCGGGACATGGCCAAGGGCGTGATGCAGGCCCTGGACGAAGTGCTGGCCCCGCTCGACCTCAGCGTACTGACCCTCAAGGCCCAAGGACGTTACCGTGAAGATGTCTACTGA
- a CDS encoding CBS domain-containing protein, giving the protein MKSVAELLKLKAKHNQQVHTIAPHQMVLEALMLMAEKNVGALPVLENGQVVGVISERDYARKLVLHGRSSVGTPVSAIMSSPVITVDSHQNVETCMSIMTDHHLRHLPVVENGQLLGLLSIGDLVKEAIAEQADLIRQLEQYIRGE; this is encoded by the coding sequence ATGAAGAGCGTCGCAGAACTGCTGAAACTCAAGGCCAAGCACAACCAGCAAGTGCACACCATCGCCCCGCACCAGATGGTCCTGGAAGCGCTGATGCTGATGGCCGAAAAAAACGTTGGCGCCTTGCCGGTGTTGGAGAACGGTCAAGTGGTCGGGGTCATCAGCGAACGTGACTACGCGCGCAAGCTGGTGCTGCACGGGCGCTCCTCGGTGGGCACCCCGGTCAGCGCCATCATGAGCTCGCCGGTGATCACCGTGGACTCCCACCAGAACGTGGAAACCTGCATGAGCATCATGACCGACCACCACCTGCGCCACCTGCCGGTGGTGGAGAACGGCCAGTTGCTGGGGCTGCTGTCGATCGGCGACCTGGTCAAGGAAGCGATCGCCGAACAGGCCGACCTGATCCGCCAGCTGGAGCAATACATCCGCGGCGAATGA
- a CDS encoding ATP-binding protein, translating into MKRPISLQKRLSLGLTLGMTLLWLGATAGTWLVVQHELDETFDSALEATAQRILPLAALEIGNRRGPRRARHVATLKMDSEYLTYLVRDAEGRILMRSHDAKLKIFSHRPSPGFSTTDKYRLYSASIENGSIVIEIAEPLAHRREASREALLALLLPLLGLIPISLLGTWLFVRISLRSVLAYRRAVESRGVGDLSPIQVAHLPAEIDPLAEAVNHLLERLRKALEAERSFTANSAHELRTPLAATLAQIQRLRQEAPQGPLQVRAAKIENALRELARLSEKLMQLAKAEGGGLLSQTPEDLIPLLAHGVEEWNRGAAARIRLQLPEAARVCTAIDPDAFGILLRNLIENALKYGDPAQPVDVSLSADGCLRVINGGPLVPADVLQRLTERFVRGNSEASGSGLGLAIAQSIVHGVGGQLHLASPASGRDEGFEVRVHFPLEGPTQP; encoded by the coding sequence ATGAAGCGTCCCATCAGCCTGCAAAAACGCCTGAGCCTGGGCCTGACCCTGGGCATGACCCTGCTCTGGCTCGGGGCCACCGCCGGCACCTGGCTGGTGGTCCAGCACGAGCTGGACGAAACCTTCGACAGCGCCCTGGAAGCCACTGCCCAGCGCATCCTGCCGCTGGCCGCGCTGGAGATCGGCAACCGCCGTGGACCGCGTCGGGCGCGGCACGTGGCGACCCTGAAGATGGACAGCGAATACCTGACCTACCTGGTGCGCGACGCCGAGGGGCGAATTCTCATGCGTTCCCACGACGCCAAGCTGAAGATCTTCAGCCACCGCCCAAGCCCCGGCTTCAGCACCACGGACAAGTACCGCCTGTACAGCGCCAGCATCGAGAACGGCTCGATCGTCATCGAAATCGCCGAGCCCCTGGCCCACCGGCGCGAAGCCTCGCGGGAGGCGTTGCTGGCCCTGCTGTTGCCCCTGCTCGGGCTGATTCCCATCAGCCTGCTGGGCACCTGGCTGTTCGTGCGCATCAGCCTGCGCAGCGTGCTGGCTTACCGGCGCGCGGTGGAATCCCGCGGCGTGGGCGACCTGTCGCCGATCCAGGTGGCGCACCTGCCAGCGGAAATCGATCCCTTGGCCGAAGCGGTCAATCATCTGCTGGAGCGCCTGCGCAAAGCCCTGGAAGCGGAGCGCAGCTTTACCGCCAACAGCGCCCATGAACTGCGCACGCCCCTGGCGGCGACCCTGGCGCAGATCCAGCGCCTGCGCCAGGAAGCCCCGCAGGGGCCGTTGCAGGTACGCGCGGCGAAGATCGAGAACGCCCTGCGGGAACTGGCCAGGCTCTCGGAAAAACTCATGCAACTGGCCAAGGCCGAAGGCGGCGGGCTGCTCTCGCAAACCCCCGAGGACCTGATTCCGTTGCTGGCCCATGGCGTCGAGGAATGGAATCGCGGCGCGGCCGCGCGCATCCGCCTGCAACTGCCGGAAGCGGCCCGGGTGTGCACTGCCATCGACCCGGACGCCTTTGGCATCCTGCTGCGCAACCTGATCGAGAACGCCTTGAAGTACGGCGATCCGGCGCAGCCGGTGGACGTCAGCCTCAGCGCCGACGGTTGCTTGCGGGTGATCAATGGCGGACCGCTGGTGCCGGCGGACGTGCTGCAACGCCTGACCGAACGTTTTGTGCGGGGCAACAGCGAGGCTAGCGGTTCCGGGCTGGGGCTGGCGATTGCCCAGAGCATTGTCCACGGCGTCGGTGGCCAACTGCACCTGGCCTCACCGGCCAGCGGCCGTGACGAGGGTTTCGAAGTCCGCGTGCATTTTCCCCTGGAGGGGCCGACCCAACCTTAG
- a CDS encoding polyamine ABC transporter substrate-binding protein produces MPGRTLFAKTLLSVSLMGALITGAQANDKVLRVYNWSDYIAPDTLKKFEAETGIHVTYDVFDSNETLEARLLTGKSGYDIVVPSNSFLAKQIKAGVYQELDKSKLPNWKNLNPVLLKNASASDPDNAHAFPYMWGSIGIGYNPDKVKAALGTDAPTNSWDLLFKPENAEKLKACGISFLDSPTEMLPAALHYLGYPVTSKDKAQILEAQELFMKIRPSVTYFHSSKYISDLANGNICVAVGYSGDVLQARSRAEEAGNKEKVAFSIPKEGAGSFYDMMAIPKDATNVDNAYLFMNFLMRADIIAEVTNSLGYSNANAAATPLVDEAIRNDPASYPPQEVLATLYAVPDQPIAIQRVMNRGWTRIKLGK; encoded by the coding sequence ATGCCTGGCAGGACACTGTTCGCCAAAACCCTGCTCTCGGTGTCCTTGATGGGCGCACTGATTACCGGCGCTCAAGCCAACGACAAGGTGCTGCGCGTCTACAACTGGTCGGACTATATCGCCCCGGACACCCTGAAGAAGTTCGAGGCCGAGACCGGCATCCACGTCACCTACGACGTCTTCGACAGCAACGAAACCCTGGAAGCGCGCCTGCTCACCGGCAAGTCCGGCTACGACATCGTGGTGCCGTCCAACAGCTTCCTGGCCAAGCAGATCAAGGCCGGGGTCTACCAGGAGCTGGACAAGTCCAAGCTGCCCAACTGGAAGAACCTCAACCCGGTGCTGCTGAAGAACGCCTCCGCCAGCGACCCGGACAACGCCCATGCCTTCCCCTACATGTGGGGTTCGATCGGCATCGGCTACAACCCGGACAAGGTCAAGGCGGCCCTGGGCACTGATGCCCCGACCAACTCCTGGGACCTGCTGTTCAAGCCGGAGAACGCCGAGAAGCTCAAGGCCTGCGGCATCAGCTTCCTCGACTCGCCCACCGAAATGCTCCCGGCCGCCCTGCACTACCTGGGCTACCCGGTGACCAGCAAGGACAAGGCGCAGATCCTCGAAGCCCAGGAACTGTTCATGAAGATCCGGCCGTCGGTGACCTACTTCCACTCCTCCAAGTACATCTCGGACCTGGCCAACGGCAACATCTGCGTGGCCGTGGGCTACTCCGGCGACGTGCTGCAGGCCCGTTCCCGCGCCGAAGAGGCCGGCAACAAGGAGAAGGTCGCGTTCAGCATTCCCAAGGAAGGCGCCGGCAGCTTCTACGACATGATGGCCATCCCCAAGGACGCCACCAACGTCGACAACGCCTACCTGTTCATGAACTTCCTGATGCGCGCGGACATCATCGCCGAGGTCACCAACAGCCTGGGCTACAGCAACGCCAACGCCGCGGCCACGCCGCTGGTGGACGAAGCGATCCGCAACGACCCGGCGTCCTACCCGCCGCAAGAGGTACTGGCCACCCTGTACGCGGTGCCGGACCAGCCGATTGCCATCCAGCGGGTGATGAACCGCGGCTGGACCAGGATCAAGCTGGGCAAATGA
- a CDS encoding FAD:protein FMN transferase: protein MSTETAGLQRYSLNGPTMGSRYSALFYAAPGFATQDLGERLAQAVARVEQQMSGWNPQSDLNRINAAPRHRWISVPRELMNVITTALRVSEQSHGAFEIAVGDLVQSWGFGPVSRTLDLPALRELGRQRRSPAASALVLEPRRHRLRKRSKLRLDLNGIAKGFGVDELARALEASGIRDYLVGIDGEMRARGRKPGGQPWSVAVEKPLRGERQVMGVMELEDAAIATSGDYRRWVDIAGQAYAHTLDPTTGEPLRNRLASVSVVASSCMLADAWATALLVLGEIEGPRLAQERGMDALFVIRDGEQLREVSIVGGQLQADIQTR from the coding sequence ATGTCTACTGAAACCGCCGGACTGCAGCGCTACAGCCTCAACGGCCCGACCATGGGCAGCCGCTACAGCGCGCTGTTCTACGCCGCCCCGGGCTTCGCCACCCAGGACCTCGGCGAGCGTCTGGCCCAGGCCGTGGCGCGGGTCGAGCAGCAGATGTCGGGCTGGAACCCGCAATCCGATCTCAACCGCATCAACGCCGCGCCCCGGCACCGCTGGATCAGCGTGCCGCGGGAGCTGATGAACGTCATCACCACCGCGCTGCGGGTCAGCGAACAATCGCATGGGGCCTTCGAGATCGCCGTGGGGGATCTGGTCCAGAGCTGGGGCTTTGGTCCCGTGTCGCGGACCCTGGACCTGCCGGCACTGCGTGAACTGGGCCGGCAGCGCCGCAGCCCGGCCGCCAGCGCCCTGGTGCTGGAACCCAGGCGCCACCGCCTGCGCAAGCGCAGCAAACTGCGCCTGGACCTCAACGGCATCGCCAAGGGCTTTGGCGTCGATGAACTGGCCCGGGCCCTGGAAGCCTCGGGCATCCGCGACTACCTGGTGGGGATCGATGGCGAAATGCGCGCCCGCGGCCGCAAGCCCGGAGGGCAGCCCTGGAGCGTGGCCGTTGAAAAACCCCTGCGCGGCGAACGCCAGGTCATGGGGGTGATGGAGCTGGAAGATGCGGCCATCGCCACCTCCGGTGACTACCGCCGGTGGGTGGACATCGCCGGACAGGCCTACGCTCATACCCTTGACCCGACGACGGGCGAACCCCTGCGCAATCGTCTGGCCTCGGTCAGCGTGGTGGCCAGCAGTTGCATGCTGGCCGACGCCTGGGCCACCGCGCTGCTGGTGCTGGGCGAAATCGAAGGGCCACGGCTGGCCCAGGAGCGCGGCATGGATGCCCTGTTTGTGATCCGCGACGGCGAGCAGTTGCGGGAAGTGTCGATTGTCGGTGGACAGTTGCAGGCCGACATCCAGACCCGCTGA
- a CDS encoding DUF2271 domain-containing protein, with protein sequence MNKLVIAGCLTAALALPTLAQAREVTLTTQLKPYSGNGAYLAIYLTDASGAYQKTLWVAGKKAKYYKHLSGWARGGGAAAGQYDGVTGASVGSGETLTVSADLADSLIDAGYQIRIDSAVEDQRDVRADVVLPLTLKGSGQPASGGTYVQSLRYDL encoded by the coding sequence ATGAACAAGCTCGTGATCGCCGGGTGCCTCACCGCGGCCCTGGCCCTGCCGACACTGGCCCAGGCCCGTGAAGTGACCCTGACCACCCAGCTCAAGCCCTACAGCGGCAACGGCGCCTACCTGGCGATCTACCTCACCGACGCCAGCGGCGCCTACCAGAAGACCCTGTGGGTCGCCGGCAAGAAGGCCAAGTACTACAAGCATCTGTCGGGGTGGGCCCGCGGTGGCGGCGCGGCCGCCGGCCAGTACGACGGCGTCACCGGCGCCAGCGTGGGCAGCGGCGAAACCCTGACCGTCAGCGCCGATCTGGCGGACAGCCTGATTGATGCCGGGTATCAGATCCGCATCGACAGCGCCGTGGAAGACCAGCGCGATGTGCGCGCCGACGTGGTCCTGCCCCTGACCCTCAAAGGCAGCGGCCAGCCCGCCAGCGGCGGCACCTACGTGCAGTCGCTGCGCTACGACCTGTAA
- a CDS encoding response regulator transcription factor → MRVLLVEDAAGLGDAVREQIADDGHAVDWVQRLEQARASVASTPYDLILLDLMLPDGRGLEFLRQRRSAGDVTPVIILTAQDQISERIAGLNAGADDYLVKPFDLFELSARVAAVARRYSGNPNPQIRLGELQVDLNARTVQRGGSIIDLTAREWAVFEAFVQRPSALLSKSQLEERLYAFGAEIESNTIEVYVSRLRKKLGRELIETVRGMGYRLMPA, encoded by the coding sequence ATGCGGGTGTTATTGGTCGAGGATGCGGCAGGGCTGGGGGACGCGGTGCGTGAGCAGATTGCCGACGATGGCCACGCCGTGGATTGGGTGCAGCGTCTGGAGCAGGCCCGGGCCAGCGTCGCCAGTACGCCCTACGACCTGATCCTGCTGGACCTGATGCTGCCCGACGGGCGCGGCCTGGAATTCCTGCGCCAGCGCCGCAGCGCCGGGGACGTGACGCCGGTGATCATCCTTACCGCCCAGGACCAGATCTCCGAGCGCATCGCCGGGCTCAATGCCGGGGCCGACGACTACCTGGTCAAGCCCTTCGACCTGTTCGAGCTGTCGGCGCGGGTCGCCGCGGTGGCCCGGCGCTACAGCGGCAACCCCAACCCGCAGATCCGCCTCGGCGAGCTGCAAGTGGACCTGAACGCCCGCACCGTGCAGCGCGGCGGCAGCATCATCGACCTCACAGCACGGGAATGGGCGGTGTTCGAAGCCTTTGTCCAGCGCCCCAGCGCCTTGCTCTCCAAGTCGCAACTGGAGGAGCGGCTGTATGCCTTCGGCGCGGAAATCGAAAGCAACACCATCGAGGTCTACGTCAGCCGCCTGCGCAAGAAGCTCGGCCGCGAACTGATTGAAACCGTGCGCGGCATGGGCTACCGGCTGATGCCCGCATGA